A single window of Paenibacillus sp. FSL H8-0537 DNA harbors:
- a CDS encoding sensor histidine kinase, protein MNVPFHWFRGLLIAVPAVISVFSISAASYAFYTIGVLIALSVIKLDTLFPKYAVLILFMELLGFGWFSYHYGGVLFLLLFSTLIAALSTKPSAGMAAIWIMAGGACLWIAMRELAPSMIAAMLLLWLTIGAVLQATQQVEGKRSQVETLYAALAQSHEELEAARRRMQSYASQIEQYAQTEERNRIARDIHDDLGHRLIRVKMMSEAALHLFQADPARAQTMVGQIRDQLQDSMERMRQTVRRLAVPSEGDSRQYALDRLVKDSGEALGIAVAFEVQGNPLPLYPSMEFILFKNAQEAITNAVRHGGATMVMVTLLFQPHTVALTIANNGAVPEGAITAGLGMRGMRERISLIGGKLSWQAEDSFSVTTELPLLGGASGADEKHAFVKG, encoded by the coding sequence ATGAATGTACCGTTTCACTGGTTTCGAGGCCTATTGATTGCTGTACCCGCAGTCATCAGCGTATTCTCGATTTCAGCCGCAAGCTATGCCTTTTATACGATCGGCGTCTTAATAGCATTGTCCGTCATTAAACTAGATACGCTGTTTCCTAAATACGCGGTGCTGATTTTGTTTATGGAGCTGCTTGGCTTCGGATGGTTCTCCTATCATTATGGCGGCGTCTTGTTCCTGCTTCTCTTCTCTACTTTAATAGCAGCCTTAAGCACGAAGCCCTCAGCTGGCATGGCCGCAATATGGATCATGGCTGGAGGGGCATGCCTCTGGATCGCCATGCGCGAACTAGCGCCGAGCATGATAGCTGCTATGCTGCTGTTGTGGCTGACGATTGGGGCGGTGCTTCAGGCTACCCAGCAGGTAGAGGGCAAGCGAAGCCAAGTGGAGACGCTGTATGCAGCGCTTGCGCAAAGCCATGAGGAGCTGGAAGCCGCAAGGCGCCGCATGCAGAGCTATGCCTCGCAAATCGAGCAGTACGCGCAGACTGAAGAACGCAATCGCATTGCGCGAGACATACATGATGATCTCGGACATCGCTTAATCCGGGTGAAAATGATGTCCGAGGCCGCGCTGCATCTATTTCAGGCGGACCCTGCTCGCGCACAGACGATGGTCGGACAAATTCGCGACCAGCTGCAGGACAGCATGGAGCGGATGCGCCAAACCGTGCGCAGGCTCGCGGTGCCCAGCGAAGGAGACTCCAGGCAATATGCGCTGGACCGCCTCGTTAAAGATTCCGGCGAAGCGCTCGGCATTGCAGTCGCATTTGAGGTACAGGGAAATCCACTCCCTCTCTACCCGAGCATGGAATTTATTTTGTTCAAAAACGCGCAGGAAGCCATTACAAATGCGGTTCGCCACGGAGGCGCCACAATGGTAATGGTTACGCTGCTATTTCAACCGCACACCGTAGCCTTAACGATCGCCAACAATGGGGCTGTGCCCGAAGGGGCCATTACAGCAGGGCTTGGCATGCGCGGCATGCGGGAGCGTATATCATTAATCGGCGGAAAGCTGTCTTGGCAGGCGGAGGATAGCTTCAGCGTGACGACCGAGCTCCCGCTGCTAGGCGGCGCTAGCGGTGCTGACGAGAAACATGCATTTGTGAAAGGATAG
- a CDS encoding ABC transporter ATP-binding protein, whose translation MSLVTFKDVVKKYDSTITVNHLTFDIGEGEIFGLLGPNGAGKSTSIHMLSGLLPLSGGEITVGGFSIRKQPLEVKRLIGLVPQELAIYDMLTAWENVSFFAKLYGLRGKLLKQRVEESLQFVGLLERAKDKPSTFSGGMKRRLNIACAITHRPKLIIMDEPTVGIDPQSRNHILESVRELNRLGSAIIYTSHYMEEVDAICSRIGIVDKGKLIACGSKEQLRQQVGQEERIIFEVDQAHPAAAKEMGEHPAVKHIDEQDGQRRLEVTVKDSPSVLQDLLFILQKHGITLRQLTRVEPNLESLFLQLTGRSLRDE comes from the coding sequence ATGAGCCTAGTAACATTTAAAGATGTTGTTAAAAAATATGACAGCACCATTACCGTCAACCATTTGACTTTTGATATTGGCGAAGGCGAGATATTCGGACTGCTTGGGCCCAATGGAGCGGGGAAAAGCACTTCGATCCATATGCTTTCGGGGCTGCTGCCTCTGAGCGGCGGCGAAATTACGGTAGGCGGATTTTCAATTCGCAAGCAGCCGCTGGAGGTCAAGCGCCTCATTGGCCTAGTGCCGCAGGAGCTGGCGATTTACGACATGCTTACCGCTTGGGAAAATGTATCCTTTTTCGCAAAGCTGTATGGACTCAGAGGCAAGCTGCTGAAGCAGCGGGTGGAGGAGTCGCTGCAATTTGTCGGGCTGCTGGAGCGGGCAAAAGACAAGCCGTCAACGTTTTCGGGCGGCATGAAACGCAGGCTTAACATTGCTTGCGCGATTACCCATCGCCCAAAGCTGATTATTATGGATGAGCCGACGGTTGGCATCGATCCGCAGTCGCGCAATCATATTTTGGAGTCGGTGCGCGAGCTTAACCGTCTGGGTTCGGCCATTATTTACACGAGCCATTATATGGAGGAAGTAGATGCCATTTGCTCGAGAATCGGCATTGTCGATAAAGGAAAGCTCATCGCCTGCGGCAGCAAGGAGCAGCTAAGGCAGCAGGTTGGGCAGGAGGAGCGGATTATTTTCGAAGTCGATCAGGCCCATCCGGCTGCGGCGAAGGAGATGGGCGAGCATCCAGCAGTTAAGCACATAGACGAGCAGGATGGTCAGCGGAGACTTGAGGTCACCGTGAAGGATTCGCCCTCCGTCCTTCAGGATTTGCTGTTTATTTTGCAAAAGCACGGCATTACGCTGCGCCAGCTGACCCGCGTCGAGCCGAATTTGGAGTCGTTGTTCCTCCAACTGACCGGCCGCTCGCTGCGCGATGAATAG
- a CDS encoding ABC transporter permease: MRTWWITLTYEWIKMSRMHALLVVLAALPLLLIYLLGSAFDSEIKPAKVAVYNADQGTMREGIDAFWQGADILPYARPIALSSEAQVREEVQDGTADYGVIIPADYSDKLAAGESVSWHTLEGHDGSKNIAAHSIVRAYLSQVNMQAAAFKVLGPESLSALDNRQTDAAALVEVQTLGGGSDQSFGSVSAIQYYSVAYLIMFLQYGGMTGAISLLRQKREGTLQRLYGIPASFSAVVAGIISGAALLGVMQTIIMIVFTKYVYGVDWGGAYWGIALISLLTIIAGSGLALTIASFVKTVKTMQTLFNTLIFSMTFLSGGMVAMVQNKLGLISKLNINFWANAALRGLMDGSSRVLVWQNIGILAAIAAVLAIFAIIRLPKVVKQHA; the protein is encoded by the coding sequence ATGCGGACATGGTGGATTACGTTAACCTATGAATGGATAAAAATGAGTCGAATGCACGCGCTGCTTGTGGTGCTCGCTGCTCTTCCGCTGCTGCTCATCTATTTGCTCGGCAGCGCTTTTGACAGCGAAATCAAGCCGGCGAAGGTGGCGGTATACAATGCCGATCAAGGGACGATGCGAGAAGGTATAGATGCTTTTTGGCAAGGGGCTGACATCCTTCCATATGCCCGTCCCATAGCCCTCTCCTCGGAGGCTCAGGTGCGGGAAGAGGTGCAGGATGGAACGGCCGATTACGGCGTTATCATTCCTGCGGATTATTCCGACAAGCTTGCAGCCGGAGAAAGCGTTAGCTGGCACACTCTCGAAGGCCATGACGGGAGTAAAAACATTGCGGCCCATTCTATCGTTCGTGCGTACCTGTCTCAGGTGAACATGCAGGCGGCGGCCTTCAAGGTGCTTGGGCCTGAAAGCTTATCCGCGCTGGATAACCGTCAGACGGATGCCGCCGCACTCGTTGAAGTACAGACGCTGGGCGGCGGATCGGATCAATCCTTCGGCTCTGTATCGGCTATTCAATATTATTCTGTCGCTTATTTGATCATGTTTTTGCAGTATGGCGGCATGACAGGAGCCATTTCACTGCTGCGGCAAAAAAGAGAAGGAACCTTACAGCGCTTGTATGGCATCCCTGCCTCGTTCAGTGCGGTTGTAGCCGGCATTATTAGCGGAGCGGCGCTGCTCGGCGTGATGCAGACGATTATTATGATTGTTTTTACCAAGTATGTTTACGGCGTCGATTGGGGAGGGGCATACTGGGGAATTGCCCTTATCTCACTGCTGACCATTATCGCGGGGTCTGGCCTGGCGCTGACGATAGCTTCTTTTGTCAAAACCGTCAAAACGATGCAGACGCTGTTTAACACGCTTATTTTCAGCATGACTTTTTTAAGCGGGGGTATGGTTGCGATGGTTCAGAATAAGCTGGGTCTCATCAGCAAGCTGAATATTAATTTTTGGGCCAATGCGGCGCTGCGTGGGCTGATGGATGGATCAAGCCGCGTTCTCGTTTGGCAAAATATCGGTATTTTGGCGGCTATAGCCGCAGTACTGGCTATTTTTGCGATTATTCGCTTGCCTAAGGTGGTGAAGCAGCATGCGTAG
- a CDS encoding ABC transporter permease: MRSLPIAMQLIRRTMGTRRGFFLNVLLPAIALSVIAGLFSSLQADKEIIAVSNADRGAFGAYMLDLVNQDSLYEVKMQTDSTGKLVREAVATGDADAAIFIPADFTERLLAGEQPQPVLYRWTEQLWNASLLSSLETQARSMAASVELLQSASGGAALDAGKLSELLEQQARHAVSAQHTPMKLGVVAANPIMIGSILLFLMLLVSQSVGFIMEDREMRTMQRMYTAPLRALDIALGNYLGSIIVGTIQLVLVLSLTYFVFGYSPGVSFGAMLFVLECFMLAAIGVMTAVGGLVRNAHQLSQINLLIVTPTSMISGCFFPLSMMPDFLQKLANFMPQKWALLAIDRLSIGGGLIDIAQPILILMLFAVILLIFGAAVLRPSHQ; encoded by the coding sequence ATGCGTAGCCTGCCAATTGCGATGCAGCTCATTCGCAGAACGATGGGCACTCGCCGGGGCTTTTTTCTAAATGTGCTGCTTCCTGCAATCGCCTTGTCGGTTATTGCTGGTTTGTTCAGCAGCCTGCAAGCGGATAAAGAAATTATTGCTGTCAGCAATGCAGATCGAGGAGCTTTCGGCGCTTACATGCTGGATCTTGTCAATCAGGACTCGCTTTATGAGGTGAAAATGCAGACAGATTCGACGGGCAAGCTGGTTAGGGAAGCTGTTGCAACTGGTGACGCAGATGCGGCGATTTTTATTCCAGCCGATTTTACGGAGCGTTTGCTTGCCGGCGAGCAGCCGCAGCCGGTGCTATATCGCTGGACGGAGCAGTTGTGGAACGCCTCGCTGCTATCCTCGCTTGAGACTCAGGCGCGCAGTATGGCAGCTTCCGTCGAATTGCTGCAATCGGCCTCTGGCGGTGCTGCGCTCGATGCCGGGAAGCTTAGCGAGCTGCTGGAGCAGCAGGCGAGGCATGCGGTCAGCGCGCAACATACTCCTATGAAGCTAGGTGTAGTTGCTGCCAATCCGATTATGATTGGGTCGATTTTGCTTTTTCTCATGCTGCTGGTCAGCCAGTCTGTCGGCTTCATTATGGAGGATCGTGAAATGCGGACGATGCAGCGCATGTATACAGCGCCGCTTCGCGCCCTTGATATTGCTTTAGGCAATTATTTAGGCAGCATAATAGTGGGTACCATTCAGCTTGTGCTGGTGCTTTCGCTGACTTATTTTGTGTTTGGATATTCGCCAGGCGTTTCCTTCGGGGCTATGCTTTTCGTATTGGAATGCTTTATGCTGGCGGCAATAGGCGTTATGACGGCAGTTGGGGGACTCGTGCGAAATGCCCATCAGCTGAGTCAAATCAATTTGCTCATAGTCACGCCTACCTCGATGATCAGCGGCTGTTTTTTTCCGCTATCGATGATGCCGGATTTTTTGCAGAAGCTGGCCAATTTTATGCCGCAAAAATGGGCGCTGCTGGCCATTGACCGACTGAGCATAGGTGGCGGGCTCATAGATATTGCCCAGCCGATTCTGATTTTAATGCTGTTCGCCGTCATCCTGCTTATTTTCGGAGCAGCTGTGCTTCGTCCAAGTCATCAATAA
- a CDS encoding RNA polymerase sigma factor — protein MTERELFEQYNKDVYKTCYYMLRNAADAEDICQEVFVTAFRKEWRQVEQLKAWLLRLTVNSCLNAIRRSKNGRLKESLSGWLSRRQPETVEQVVEKREAHQEYSRLVEQLPLKIRTVIALRYMQEQTMPEIADILGIPVGTVKSRLHKGLKLMKQSLEAKDGNYEQGGMHYETIRERNDSALEKS, from the coding sequence ATGACGGAAAGAGAGCTGTTTGAGCAATATAACAAGGACGTCTATAAAACGTGCTACTATATGCTCCGAAATGCAGCGGACGCGGAAGATATATGCCAGGAAGTGTTCGTGACGGCATTCCGCAAGGAATGGCGGCAGGTTGAGCAGCTGAAAGCGTGGCTGCTGCGTTTGACAGTTAATTCCTGTCTAAATGCAATCCGCCGCTCCAAAAACGGGAGGCTGAAAGAAAGCTTAAGCGGCTGGCTGTCGCGCAGACAACCGGAAACGGTGGAGCAGGTGGTCGAGAAGCGGGAAGCGCATCAAGAATACAGCAGGCTCGTGGAGCAGCTGCCGCTGAAAATCCGCACGGTAATAGCGCTGCGCTATATGCAGGAGCAGACAATGCCAGAAATAGCGGACATTCTAGGTATTCCTGTAGGCACGGTGAAGTCGCGGCTGCACAAAGGGTTAAAGCTGATGAAGCAGTCGCTGGAGGCCAAAGACGGTAATTATGAACAAGGAGGCATGCATTATGAAACCATCAGAGAACGAAATGATTCAGCGCTTGAAAAAAGCTGA
- a CDS encoding DUF4179 domain-containing protein has protein sequence MKPSENEMIQRLKKAEPPAYPDFEAMWQRIGHAGVEAAASSKEAVGTAGFQVSGASSQQGSGAEASGREAVRLLKKPRSLRRGLVIAAAIALVAATPVFAYQLDWVHLLNGRSGIQSALAQGMGQKMEKSAVQDGAIFTIHTAVVDDNRTVLLYSLAPAGGEDGYLSFSDMRLTDSKGKAIEGSYSMRGWDEASHSYRGYFETEWTPEQLVDQVDFSASGASFISNAAIPIELDLTSDSIQRFNLDQDGMGKLEVQLFKQNGDEVLLSSALSFTDETVKGYAFPELTIKSGDSLVKTSRSGTFGKPGPNGEYTMLQYFKLSDLTSSDFTYSLSYAREEGQIDGGWSIPLELDKQQMLSGTIKRDVQVPIDLQQNSFKIDQIVITPTQIRLTTSHEQKYMQYPFQNYKLDVGGTLLEGYLWGGSEPYNNAIRFERPQGLVISEQTPITLIQSYEVTTHTDKDAVIHLSDIKEEKQYMTTEVGGYPVKWTYYRKGSDVFIQNESDDKTFGGVNQTFRGKGRDSVPSEILTANFSGDGINSSTEVYRNYEGDSLDLSIYYYTTDAPDKELRTPLLP, from the coding sequence ATGAAACCATCAGAGAACGAAATGATTCAGCGCTTGAAAAAAGCTGAACCGCCAGCCTATCCTGATTTTGAGGCGATGTGGCAGCGAATTGGGCATGCAGGCGTTGAAGCTGCTGCCAGCAGCAAGGAGGCAGTCGGAACAGCAGGTTTTCAAGTTAGCGGAGCAAGCTCGCAGCAGGGCAGCGGTGCGGAAGCATCGGGACGCGAAGCGGTGCGCCTGTTGAAGAAGCCGCGCAGCCTGAGGCGTGGTCTAGTGATTGCGGCGGCAATTGCATTAGTTGCGGCGACTCCTGTTTTTGCCTATCAACTAGATTGGGTTCATCTGTTGAATGGCAGAAGCGGCATTCAATCGGCTCTTGCTCAAGGCATGGGACAAAAAATGGAGAAGTCGGCCGTACAGGACGGCGCGATCTTTACGATTCATACGGCGGTTGTTGATGACAACCGTACAGTATTGCTTTACAGTCTCGCTCCAGCCGGCGGAGAGGACGGTTATTTATCCTTTTCAGATATGCGATTGACGGATTCAAAGGGGAAAGCGATTGAAGGCAGCTATTCGATGAGAGGCTGGGATGAGGCCAGCCATTCATACCGTGGTTATTTCGAGACGGAATGGACGCCAGAGCAGCTGGTGGATCAGGTGGATTTTTCGGCGTCGGGGGCAAGCTTTATTTCGAACGCCGCCATCCCAATAGAGCTGGACCTAACTAGCGATAGCATACAACGCTTTAATTTGGATCAGGATGGGATGGGCAAGCTGGAGGTCCAGCTTTTCAAGCAAAATGGGGATGAGGTTTTGCTTTCCTCCGCGCTCAGCTTTACAGATGAAACTGTAAAGGGTTATGCGTTCCCAGAGTTAACAATTAAGAGCGGGGACAGTCTCGTTAAAACAAGCCGCAGCGGGACATTTGGGAAGCCGGGGCCTAATGGTGAATATACGATGCTGCAATATTTTAAGCTGAGTGATTTAACGAGCAGCGATTTTACCTATAGCCTCAGCTATGCCCGTGAAGAAGGACAAATTGACGGAGGGTGGAGCATACCGCTTGAGCTGGACAAGCAGCAGATGCTTTCCGGCACGATTAAACGTGACGTTCAGGTGCCGATTGATTTGCAGCAAAATAGCTTTAAAATCGATCAGATTGTCATTACGCCAACCCAAATCAGGCTTACAACAAGCCATGAGCAAAAATATATGCAGTACCCTTTCCAAAATTATAAGCTCGATGTTGGAGGAACATTGTTAGAAGGTTACCTTTGGGGAGGCAGTGAACCTTATAACAATGCTATACGGTTTGAGCGTCCGCAGGGACTTGTTATTTCGGAGCAGACCCCGATTACGCTCATTCAAAGCTATGAGGTAACAACGCATACAGACAAAGATGCAGTCATTCATTTGAGCGATATAAAGGAAGAGAAGCAGTACATGACGACGGAAGTAGGCGGCTATCCAGTTAAGTGGACCTATTACCGTAAAGGTTCAGATGTGTTCATCCAAAACGAAAGCGACGACAAAACGTTCGGCGGTGTCAACCAGACGTTCCGTGGAAAAGGGAGAGACAGCGTGCCTAGCGAAATACTAACCGCTAATTTCTCCGGCGACGGCATTAACAGCTCGACAGAGGTTTACCGGAACTATGAGGGAGACAGCCTTGATTTGTCCATCTATTACTACACGACGGATGCACCGGATAAGGAGCTGCGCACGCCGCTGCTGCCATAA
- the gndA gene encoding NADP-dependent phosphogluconate dehydrogenase produces MSKQQIGVIGLAVMGKNLALNIESRGFTVSVFNRSREKTDDLIQEAAGKNLVAAYTVEEFVQSLEVPRKILIMVQAGAGTDATIDSLLPHLDKGDIIIDGGNAYFPDTQRRSKALEDKGIRFIGTGVSGGEEGALKGPSIMPGGQESAYKLVEPILTAISAKVGDDACCTYIGPDGAGHYVKMVHNGIEYGDMQLICEAYDLLKNVLDVSVEELHSIFSEWNKGELDSYLIEITTDIFSKYDEETGKPMVDVILDSAGQKGTGKWTSQSSLDLGVPLSIITESVFTRFLSAMKEERVAASKVLSGPAKQPFQGDRAAFIESVRKALFASKICSYAQGFAQMRAASDEYNWNLQYGEIAKIFRGGCIIRARFLQNITDAYNRDADLRNLLLDPYFKEIVESYQGAWREVVSVAVANGTPVPAFASALAYFDSYRTERLPANLLQAQRDYFGAHTFKRLDKEGTFHYNWIQS; encoded by the coding sequence ATGTCTAAACAGCAAATCGGTGTAATTGGCTTGGCAGTCATGGGCAAAAATTTGGCCCTTAATATTGAAAGCAGAGGCTTTACGGTGTCGGTATTTAACCGTTCCCGCGAGAAAACGGACGACCTGATCCAGGAAGCAGCAGGCAAGAATCTCGTTGCTGCTTATACAGTGGAAGAGTTCGTACAATCGCTTGAAGTGCCGCGCAAAATCCTTATCATGGTACAAGCAGGCGCGGGTACTGATGCTACAATTGACTCCCTGTTGCCGCATCTGGACAAAGGCGACATCATTATCGACGGCGGCAACGCTTATTTCCCTGACACACAGCGCCGTTCCAAAGCGCTTGAAGATAAAGGCATCCGCTTCATCGGCACGGGCGTATCCGGCGGCGAAGAGGGCGCACTGAAAGGCCCTTCCATCATGCCAGGCGGACAAGAGTCAGCTTACAAGCTGGTTGAGCCAATCCTTACAGCTATTTCGGCAAAAGTCGGCGACGACGCTTGCTGCACATACATTGGACCAGACGGCGCAGGCCACTATGTAAAAATGGTGCATAACGGCATCGAGTACGGCGACATGCAGCTGATCTGCGAAGCTTACGATCTGCTCAAAAACGTGCTTGACGTTAGCGTTGAAGAGCTGCACAGCATTTTCAGCGAGTGGAACAAAGGCGAGCTGGACAGCTACCTGATTGAAATTACAACCGACATCTTCTCGAAATACGATGAAGAAACAGGCAAGCCGATGGTAGATGTGATTTTGGACTCCGCTGGTCAAAAAGGTACTGGCAAATGGACAAGCCAAAGCTCGCTCGATTTGGGCGTTCCTCTTTCGATCATTACGGAATCCGTATTTACCCGCTTCCTGTCCGCAATGAAGGAAGAGCGCGTAGCAGCAAGCAAAGTGCTTAGCGGTCCTGCAAAACAACCATTCCAAGGCGACAGAGCGGCATTCATCGAATCCGTACGCAAAGCCTTGTTTGCAAGTAAAATTTGCTCTTATGCGCAAGGTTTTGCTCAAATGCGTGCAGCTTCCGATGAATATAATTGGAACCTGCAATACGGCGAAATCGCGAAAATCTTCCGCGGCGGCTGCATTATCCGTGCCCGCTTCCTGCAAAACATTACAGATGCTTACAACCGCGATGCGGATCTGCGCAACCTGCTGCTTGATCCTTACTTCAAGGAAATCGTTGAATCGTACCAAGGCGCATGGCGTGAAGTGGTTTCCGTAGCTGTAGCAAACGGTACGCCAGTTCCGGCATTCGCAAGTGCGCTTGCTTACTTTGACAGCTACCGTACAGAGCGTCTTCCAGCGAACCTGCTTCAAGCACAACGCGACTACTTCGGCGCACATACGTTCAAGCGTCTGGACAAAGAAGGCACATTCCACTATAACTGGATTCAATCTTAA
- a CDS encoding shikimate kinase — translation MNQEAGRHGKIVLVGFMGTGKSTVSRLLAEQLGYARFDTDEEIERSQGKRVAELFAEIGEAGFRDLESGMIQELLSRKEPAIIATGGGAVLREANREAMLSGSLVVALKASAEQIIARVQSDSSRPLLQGDVAANVNRIMEQRRHAYDFAHLVLDTTSLNVHAVCATILQTRETK, via the coding sequence ATGAATCAGGAGGCAGGCCGCCACGGCAAAATTGTGCTGGTAGGCTTTATGGGAACAGGGAAATCGACCGTCAGCCGCCTGCTGGCCGAGCAGCTCGGATATGCAAGATTCGATACCGATGAGGAAATCGAACGCTCGCAGGGCAAGCGGGTCGCAGAGCTGTTTGCGGAAATCGGAGAAGCAGGCTTTCGTGATTTGGAGAGCGGCATGATTCAAGAGCTGCTAAGCCGCAAGGAGCCAGCTATTATTGCGACAGGTGGAGGCGCTGTTTTGCGTGAAGCCAATCGTGAGGCGATGCTGAGTGGGAGTCTCGTTGTCGCGCTCAAGGCTAGCGCCGAGCAGATTATTGCGAGGGTGCAGTCCGATTCGTCAAGGCCGCTGCTGCAAGGCGACGTTGCCGCGAATGTGAATCGGATTATGGAGCAGCGCAGGCACGCTTACGATTTTGCGCATCTTGTGCTGGATACGACATCGCTCAATGTGCATGCTGTATGCGCAACTATATTACAGACAAGGGAGACAAAATAA
- the aroA gene encoding 3-phosphoshikimate 1-carboxyvinyltransferase, which yields MTDVLVTPTPKLSGEIQALSSKNYTTRYLLVAALAEGTSTIYYPAHSEDSDAMRRCIRDLGAVVEEDEEKIVITGFGRSPKDVKELDVGNAGAVLRFLMAIASLCPDVTFVNRYPDSLGKRPHSDLIDALGQIGVQVSHNEGKLPITIKGGQAKGGKIQVSGAVSSQFLSALLFLTPLLAEDSEIEVLNDLKSKVVVGQTLEVLEQAGIVIHASEDLMSYRIPGGQSYEAKTYIVQGDYPGSAAILAAAAVTQSDVIVHRLAEKSKQGERAIVDVLRMMEVPLTHDNDIVHVKGNGKLKAIEFDGDQATDAVLAMVAAAVFAEGTSRFYDVENLRYKECDRITDYLNELRKAGANVEERQSEIIVHGRPEGVEGGVEINAHYDHRVIMALSIVGLRSKQPIRIRDAHHVAKSYPIYFDHLKALGANVEWVE from the coding sequence ATGACAGATGTTTTAGTTACGCCAACACCTAAGCTAAGCGGGGAAATTCAAGCGCTTTCCTCGAAAAATTATACGACCCGCTATTTGCTTGTTGCGGCTCTTGCTGAAGGCACGAGCACGATTTATTATCCCGCTCACAGTGAGGACAGCGATGCGATGCGCCGCTGTATTCGCGATTTGGGTGCTGTTGTAGAAGAGGACGAAGAGAAAATCGTTATAACCGGCTTTGGCCGCAGTCCAAAGGATGTAAAGGAGCTGGATGTAGGCAATGCGGGAGCTGTTCTGCGTTTCTTGATGGCTATCGCATCGCTCTGCCCGGATGTGACGTTTGTAAACCGTTATCCGGATTCGCTAGGCAAACGCCCCCACAGTGATTTAATTGATGCGCTTGGGCAAATTGGCGTGCAAGTGTCCCATAATGAAGGCAAGCTGCCGATCACGATTAAGGGTGGACAAGCGAAGGGCGGCAAAATTCAAGTGTCCGGCGCTGTCAGCTCGCAATTTTTGAGCGCCTTGCTGTTTCTGACTCCGCTGCTTGCAGAGGACAGTGAAATTGAAGTGCTGAATGATTTGAAATCCAAGGTTGTTGTTGGACAAACGCTGGAGGTGCTGGAGCAAGCGGGCATCGTCATTCATGCGAGCGAGGATTTGATGAGCTATCGCATTCCAGGCGGCCAAAGCTACGAAGCGAAAACCTATATCGTACAGGGAGATTATCCAGGTTCGGCAGCGATTCTCGCGGCTGCGGCAGTGACGCAATCGGATGTTATCGTGCACCGTCTCGCTGAGAAAAGCAAGCAGGGCGAGCGTGCGATCGTGGATGTGCTTCGCATGATGGAAGTGCCGCTTACTCATGACAATGATATTGTTCATGTCAAGGGCAACGGCAAGCTGAAAGCCATTGAGTTCGACGGCGACCAAGCGACGGATGCGGTGCTGGCGATGGTAGCAGCAGCTGTATTTGCAGAAGGCACCTCGCGTTTCTATGATGTTGAAAATTTGCGATATAAGGAATGCGACCGCATTACCGACTACTTGAACGAGCTTCGCAAGGCGGGAGCGAATGTAGAAGAGCGTCAAAGTGAAATTATCGTCCACGGACGTCCAGAAGGCGTTGAAGGCGGCGTCGAGATTAATGCGCATTATGACCACCGCGTCATTATGGCACTCTCGATTGTCGGACTGCGCTCGAAGCAGCCGATTCGAATTCGTGACGCGCACCATGTGGCGAAGTCTTACCCGATTTATTTTGACCATTTGAAGGCGCTTGGTGCGAACGTAGAGTGGGTAGAATAA
- a CDS encoding CoA-binding protein yields the protein MAFENPSREEIKQLLEQSATVAVVGLSDKPDRVSYMVSQAMQAKGYRIIPVNPAAKAAEILGETRYETLSDIPFKVDIVNVFRRSEQTPQVAEEAVAIGAKILWLQLGIANDEAASIAEAGGLQVIMDRCIKVEDSILLPQGKSKT from the coding sequence ATGGCATTTGAAAATCCATCACGCGAGGAAATTAAGCAGCTGCTTGAGCAAAGCGCTACTGTAGCAGTGGTCGGCTTGTCTGACAAGCCTGACCGTGTCTCCTACATGGTATCGCAGGCGATGCAGGCTAAAGGCTATCGCATCATTCCGGTTAATCCAGCTGCGAAGGCGGCAGAAATTTTGGGTGAAACCCGCTATGAGACGTTAAGTGATATTCCGTTTAAAGTGGACATCGTCAATGTTTTCAGACGCAGCGAGCAGACCCCGCAAGTCGCGGAGGAAGCCGTTGCCATTGGTGCGAAAATTTTATGGCTCCAGCTTGGCATAGCTAATGATGAAGCGGCGAGCATTGCTGAAGCTGGTGGATTGCAAGTGATTATGGACCGCTGCATTAAGGTAGAAGATTCGATTTTGCTCCCACAAGGAAAATCCAAAACCTGA